One genomic segment of Ictalurus punctatus breed USDA103 chromosome 12, Coco_2.0, whole genome shotgun sequence includes these proteins:
- the myh11a gene encoding myosin-11a isoform X1 encodes MSKKTLSEDEKFLFADKDYFNSPLAQADWAAKKLVWVPSEKHGFEAASVKEEKGDEVLVELMDNGKKITVNKDDVQKMNPPKFSKVEDMAELTCLNEASVLHNLRERYFSGLIYTYSGLFCVVVNPYKMLPIYSEKIIDMYKGKKRHEVPPHIYSITDNAYRNMMQDREDQSILCTGESGAGKTENTKKVIQYLAVVASSHKGKKDTSAQHAGQQLAYGELEKQLLQANPILEAFGNAKTIKNDNSSRFGKFIRINFDVTGYIVGANIETYLLEKSRCIRQAKTERAFHIFYYMVAGAKEKLREELLLESFNNYRFLVAGHVQIPGSEDDEMYEETMEAMNIMGLTDEERIGILKVVSTVLQLGNIEFKKERNQEQATMPDNTAAQKVCHLSGINVTDFTRAILTPRIKVGREVVQKAQTKEQADFAVEALAKATYERLFRWILGRVNKALDKTKRQGASFLGILDIAGFEIFEDNSFEQLCINYTNEKLQQLFNHTMFILEQEEYQREGIEWSFIDFGLDLQPCIELIERPTNPPGILALLDEECWFPKATDVSFVEKLTNQHINHLKFAKPKQLKDKTEFSVLHYAGRVDYNAVAWLTKNMDPLNDNVTALLNNSSSVFVQDLWKDADRVVGLETIAKMSDSSMPSSSKTKKGMFRTVGQLYKESLAKLMTTLHNTQPNFVRCIIPNHEKRAGKLDAHLVLEQLRCNGVLEGIRICRQGFPNRIVFQEFRQRYEILAANAIPKGFMDGKQACILMIKHLDLDPNLYRIGQSKIFFRTGVLAQLEEERDLKITVIIIAFQAQARGFLARKAFAKRQQQLTAMRVIQRNCAAYLKLRNWQWWRLFTKVKPLLQVTRQEEELSLKDEELQKAKDSAQKYETELKDITLKHTQLVEERNTLQEQLQAETELYAEAEEMRVRLAAKKQELEEILHEMEARLEEEEERSASLQVDKKKMHQQIQELEEHLEEEEDARQKLQLEKVTCEGKIKKMEDDLLVMEDHNNKLLKERKLLEERVADFSANLAEEEEKSKNLTKLKNKHESMISELEVRLKKEEKTRQELDKLKRKLEAESNDMQEHIADLQAQIAELKAQLAKKEEELQAALARLEDETAQKNNALKKIRELEGIISDLQEDLDSERAARNKAEKSKRDLGEELEALKSELEDTLDTTATQQELRAKREQEVNLLKKAIEEESRNHEAQVQEMRQKHTQAVEELTEQLEQSKRVKTNLEKAKQALEKETSELTVEIRSLSQAKQDVENKRKKVESQFADLQSRFNDSEKQKSELGDRVSKITVELDSVTNLLNEAEGKNIKLNKDVSSLSSQLQDTQELLTEETRQKLQFSTKLRQMEDERNNLQEQLDEETEAKRNVERHVSTLNIQLSDFKKKLDEVSGNVELLEEGKKRLQKDLEASNTQLEEKSAAYEKLEKTKNRLQQELEDILMDLDNQRQLVSNLEKKQKKFDQMLAEEKSVSCKYADERDRAEAEAREKETKTLSLARALEEAQDAREELERANKALRTEMEDLISSKDDVGKNVHELEKSKRGLEQQVEEMKTQLEELEDELQAAEDAKLRLEVNMQALKAQFERDLQGRDEQGEEKRKQLIKQVRELETELEDERKQRSTMAASKKKMEGDIKDLEGQIDTANKNRDEAIKQLRKLQAQMKDFQRELDDTRAAREEVLATAKESEKKAKNLEAELMQLQEDLAAAERGKKQAEAERDELADELASNTSGKSALSDEKRRLEAKIAQLEEELEEEQSNMEMMNDRLRKSAQQVDQLTSELQTERTTSQKNESARQQMERQNKELKAKLQEMENQVKSKFKSSITALEAKVAQLEEQLEQENREKQTTGKAMRQKDKKLKDLIIQVEDERKQAEQYKDQAEKANSRVKQLKRQVEEAEEESQRATAARRKLQRELEEATETSDTLSREVTSLKSKLRRGNETPSFTSGGRRTTGRRGMIDADANEDDADSQGDYNGTKSNE; translated from the exons ATCGAGAGGACCAGTCTATTCTTTGCAC aggTGAATCTGGTGCAGGTAAAACTGAGAACACTAAGAAGGTGATTCAGTATTTGGCTGTTGTGGCGTCTTCACATAAAGGCAAGAAAGACACAAGCGCT CAGCATGCAGGACAGCAGTTGGCCTAT GGGGAGCTGGAGAAGCAGCTTCTGCAGGCCAATCCTATTCTGGAGGCGTTCGGTAATGCTAAGACCATCAAGAACGACAACTCATCACGATTC GGTAAATTCATCCGGATTAACTTTGACGTAACAGGCTACATCGTCGGGGCGAACATCGAAACCT ACCTGCTGGAAAAGTCACGCTGTATCCGGCAGGCGAAAACGGAACGAGCTTTCCACATCTTCTACTACATGGTGGCAGGAGCCAAGGAGAAACTGCGTG AGGAACTCCTGTTGGAGAGCTTCAATAACTACCGGTTCCTGGTAGCGGGACACGTCCAGATCCCGGGGTCCGAGGACGATGAGATGTATGAGGAAACAATGGAGGCAATGAACATCATGGGCTTAACTGATGAGGAGAGGATag GAATCCTGAAGGTGGTGTCAACAGTGCTGCAGCTTGGCAACATTGAGTTTAAAAAAGAGAGGAACCAGGAGCAGGCCACCATGCCCGACAACACCG CTGCACAGAAGGTCTGTCACCTGTCCGGCATCAATGTGACAGATTTCACTCGTGCCATTCTGACTCCACGCATTAAAGTCGGCCGGGAGGTGGTACAGAAAGCCCAGACCAAGGAGCAG gcCGATTTCGCAGTGGAAGCTTTAGCAAAGGCAACGTATGAGCGTCTCTTCCGGTGGATTCTTGGTCGTGTCAACAAAGCTCTGGATAAAACCAAACGTCAAGGAGCATCTTTCCTCGGCATCCTGGACATCGCCGGCTTTGAGATCTTTGAG GACAACTCGTTTGAGCAGCTGTGTATTAATTACACTAACGAGAAGCTGCAGCAGCTGTTCAACCACACCATGTTCATCCTGGAGCAGGAGGAGTATCAGCGCGAGGGCATCGAGTGGAGCTTCATCGACTTCGGCCTCGACCTGCAGCCCTGCATTGAGCTCATCGAGAGGCCG acaaaCCCCCCAGGTATCTTGGCCCTGCTGGATGAGGAGTGTTGGTTCCCTAAAGCCACAGACGTGTCGTTCGTAGAGAAGCTCACAAATCAACATATTAATCATTTGAAATTCGCCAAACCCAAACAGCTAAAGGACAAAACCGAGTTCTCCGTGCTGCACTACGCTGGCCGG GTGGACTATAACGCTGTAGCATGGCTGACAAAGAACATGGACCCCCTGAACGATAACGTTACAGCACTGCTCAACAACTCCTCCAGTGTGTTTGTGCAGGATCTGTGGAAGGACG CGGACCGCGTGGTAGGACTGGAGACAATCGCGAAGATGTCAGACAGCTCCATGCCGAGTTCCTCTAAGACCAAGAAAGGAATGTTCCGTACCGTCGGCCAGCTCTACAAAGAGTCTCTCGCCAAACTGATGACCACGCTTCACAACACACAGCCCAACTTCGTCCGCTGCATCATCCCCAACCACGAGAAAAGG GCGGGTAAGCTTGATGCTCACCTGGTTTTGGAGCAGCTCAGGTGTAACGGTGTGTTGGAGGGAATCAGGATTTGCAGGCAGGGCTTCCCCAACCGCATCGTCTTCCAGGAGTTCAGACagcg GTACGAGATTTTGGCAGCAAACGCCATTCCAAAGGGCTTCATGGACGGAAAACAGGCCTGCATTCTGATG ATTAAGCACCTGGACCTGGACCCAAACCTGTACCGGATCGGTCAGAGTAAGATCTTTTTCAGGACCGGAGTTCTGGCTCAGCTGGAGGAGGAGCGCGACCTCAAGATCACCGTCATTATTATCGCCTTCCAGGCCCAGGCCCGTGGCTTCCTTGCCAGAAA ggccTTTGCTAAGCGTCAGCAGCAGCTCACAGCGATGCGAGTGATCCAGAGGAACTGTGCTGCTTATCTGAAGCTCAGGAACTGGCAGTGGTGGAGACTCTTCACTAAG GTGAAGCCTCTACTCCAGGTGACACGTCAGGAGGAGGAGCTAAGTCTGAAAGACGAGGAGCTTCAGAAAGCCAAAGATTCAGCACAGAAGTATGAGACAGAGCTGAAAGACATTACACTGAAGCACACACAG CTGGTGGAGGAGAGGAACACTCTGCAGGAGCAGCTCCAAGCTGAGACCGAACTTTATGCCGAGGCGGAGGAGATGCGAGTGCGTTTAGCTGCTAAGAAGCAGGAGCTGGAGGAAATCCTTCATGAAATGGAGGCACggctggaggaggaggaggagcggaGCGCCAGCTTGCAGGTCGACAAGAAGAAAATGCATCAGCAGATCCAG GAACTTGAGGAACAcctagaggaggaggaggatgcaCGGCAGAAGCTGCAGCTGGAGAAGGTCACCTGTGAGGGAAAGATCAAGAAAATGGAAGACGACCTGCTGGTGATGGAGGACCACAACAACAAACTGCTGAAG gagaggAAGCTGTTAGAGGAGCGTGTTGCTGATTTCAGTGCTAATCTGGCTGAAGAAGAGGAGAAATCTAAAAACCTGACCAAGCTCAAGAACAAGCATGAGTCCATGATCTCCGAACTGGAAG TGCGtttgaagaaagaagaaaagacgcGTCAGGAGCTCGACAAGCTGAAGAGGAAGCTGGAGGCCGAGTCAAATGACATGCAGGAGCATATTGCAGACCTGCAGGCACAGATCGCTGAGCTAAAGGCTCAACTTGCtaagaaggaggaggagctaCAGGCTGCACTCGCACG GCTGGAGGACGAGACAGCACAGAAGAACAACGCGTTGAAGAAGATCCGCGAGCTGGAGGGCATCATTTCAGACCTGCAGGAGGACCTGGATTCAGAACGAGCTGCCCGAAACAAAGCAGAGAAAAGCAAGAGAGACCTGGGGGAGGAGCTGGAGGCTCTGAAGTCTGAGTTGGAGGACACACTGGACACCACAGCCACGCAGCAGGAGCTCAG GGCAAAGCGTGAACAGGAAGTGAACCTGCTGAAGAAAGCGATAGAGGAGGAGAGCCGAAACCACGAGGCTCAGGTGCAGGaaatgagacagaaacacacacaggctgtggAAGAGCTCACAGAACAGCTGGAACAATCCAAGAGG GTGAAGACGAACCTGGAGAAGGCAAAGCAGGCTTTGGAGAAGGAGACTTCAGAGCTAACGGTGGAGATTCGCTCACTCTCTCAAGCTAAACAGGATGTGGAGAACAAGAGGAAGAAAGTGGAGAGCCAGTTCGCAGATCTGCAGTCCCGCTTCAATGACAGTGAGAAACAGAAATCCGAGCTTGGAGACCGAGTTTCTAAAATCACT GTGGAGCTGGACAGCGTCACCAACCTACTGAATGAGGCTGAGGGGAAAAACATCAAACTGAATAAGGATGTGTCCAGCCTGAGCTCTCAGCTCCAAGACacacag gagctgTTGACTGAAGAGACACGTCAGAAACTGCAGTTCTCCACTAAACTGCGTCAGATGGAGGATGAGAGGAACAACCTACAGGAGCAGCTGGATGAGGAAACTGAGGCCAAGAGGAACGTCGAGAGACACGTCTCCACCCTCAACATCCAG CTTTCAGACTTTAAGAAGAAGCTGGACGAGGTGTCAGGAAACGTGGAGCTGCTGGAGGAGGGTAAGAAACGTCTGCAGAAAGACCTGGAAGCTTCAAACACCCAGCTAGAGGAGAAGTCTGCTGCTTACGAGAAACTGGAGAAGACCAAGAACAGACTGCAGCAGGAGCTGGAGGACATTCTGATGGACCTGGACAACCAGAGACAGCTCGTCTCCAACCTagaaaagaagcagaagaagttTGACCAG ATGCTTGCGGAGGAGAAGAGTGTGTCATGTAAGTACGCAGACGAGAGGGACCGGGCGGAGGCAGAGGCACGAGAGAAGGAGACAAAGACCTTGTCCCTGGCAAGGGCACTGGAAGAGGCACAGGATGCACGCGAGGAGCTTGAGAGAGCCAACAAAGCCTTACGGACGGAGATGGAGGATCTGATCAGCTCCAAGGACGACGTGGGCAAGAAC GTTCATGAGCTGGAGAAATCAAAGCGTGGTCTGGAGCAGCAGGTGGAGGAGATGAAGACTCAGCTGGAGGAGCTGGAGGACGAACTGCAGGCTGCCGAGGACGCAAAACTACGCCTGGAAGTGAACATGCAGGCCCTTAAAGCACAGTTCGAGCGAGACCTGCAGGGACGAGATGAGCAGGGAGAGGAGAAGCGGAAACAGCTGATAAAACAG GTGCGCGAGCTGGAGACGGAGCTGGAGGACGAGCGAAAGCAGAGGTCCACCATGGCCGCGTCCAAGAAGAAGATGGAGGGAGACATAAAAGACCTGGAAGGACAGATAGACACGGCCAATAAGAATAGAGATGAGGCCATCAAACAACTGCGCAAACTAcag GCTCAGATGAAGGACTTCCAGAGGGAGCTGGACGACACCCGCGCGGCCCGAGAGGAAGTTCTCGCCACCGCTAAAGAGAGCGAAAAGAAGGCCAAGAACCTGGAGGCGGAGCTCATGCAGCTTCAGGAG GACTTGGCTGCTGCAGAACGCGGAAAGAAGCAGGCTGAAGCCGAGCGTGATGAACTTGCTGATGAACTCGCCAGCAACACATCCGGAAA GTCAGCTTTGAGTGATGAGAAACGACGTTTGGAGGCCAAGATCGCTCAGCTGGAGGAGGAACTGGAGGAGGAACAGAGCAACATGGAGATGATGAACGACAGACTGAGAAAGAGTGCCCAGCAG GTGGACCAACTGACGAGCGAGCTGCAGACGGAGAGAACGACTTCACAGAAGAACGAGAGTGCGCGTCagcagatggagagacagaacaAAGAACTGAAGGCCAAACTGCAGGAGATGGAGAACCAGGTGAAGTCCAAGTTCAAGTCCTCCATTACTGCTCTGGAGGCTAAAGTGGCACAGCTTGAGGAACAGCTGGAGCAGGAGAACAG ggagaAACAGACGACAGGTAAAGCGATGCGTCAGAAGGATAAGAAGCTGAAGGACCTGATAATTCAGGTGGAGGATGAGAGGAAGCAGGCCGAGCAGTACAAAGACcag gcagAGAAGGCGAACTCACGGGTGAAGCAGCTGAAGCGGCAGGTGGAGGAGGCGGAGGAAGAGTCACAGCGCGCTACGGCCGCTCGCCGCAAACTGCAGAGAGAACTGGAGGAGGCGACGGAGACAAGCGACACACTGAGCAGAGAGGTTACATCACTGAAGAGCAAACTGag gcgTGGTAATGAGACTCCATCATTCACTAGTGGTGGGCGGCGTACAACTGGTAGGCGGGGCATGATCGACGCTGACGCTAACGAGGACGATGCTGATTCTCAGGGCGACTACAACGGCAccaaatcaaatgaataa
- the myh11a gene encoding myosin-11a isoform X2 has protein sequence MSKKTLSEDEKFLFADKDYFNSPLAQADWAAKKLVWVPSEKHGFEAASVKEEKGDEVLVELMDNGKKITVNKDDVQKMNPPKFSKVEDMAELTCLNEASVLHNLRERYFSGLIYTYSGLFCVVVNPYKMLPIYSEKIIDMYKGKKRHEVPPHIYSITDNAYRNMMQDREDQSILCTGESGAGKTENTKKVIQYLAVVASSHKGKKDTSAHAGQQLAYGELEKQLLQANPILEAFGNAKTIKNDNSSRFGKFIRINFDVTGYIVGANIETYLLEKSRCIRQAKTERAFHIFYYMVAGAKEKLREELLLESFNNYRFLVAGHVQIPGSEDDEMYEETMEAMNIMGLTDEERIGILKVVSTVLQLGNIEFKKERNQEQATMPDNTAAQKVCHLSGINVTDFTRAILTPRIKVGREVVQKAQTKEQADFAVEALAKATYERLFRWILGRVNKALDKTKRQGASFLGILDIAGFEIFEDNSFEQLCINYTNEKLQQLFNHTMFILEQEEYQREGIEWSFIDFGLDLQPCIELIERPTNPPGILALLDEECWFPKATDVSFVEKLTNQHINHLKFAKPKQLKDKTEFSVLHYAGRVDYNAVAWLTKNMDPLNDNVTALLNNSSSVFVQDLWKDADRVVGLETIAKMSDSSMPSSSKTKKGMFRTVGQLYKESLAKLMTTLHNTQPNFVRCIIPNHEKRAGKLDAHLVLEQLRCNGVLEGIRICRQGFPNRIVFQEFRQRYEILAANAIPKGFMDGKQACILMIKHLDLDPNLYRIGQSKIFFRTGVLAQLEEERDLKITVIIIAFQAQARGFLARKAFAKRQQQLTAMRVIQRNCAAYLKLRNWQWWRLFTKVKPLLQVTRQEEELSLKDEELQKAKDSAQKYETELKDITLKHTQLVEERNTLQEQLQAETELYAEAEEMRVRLAAKKQELEEILHEMEARLEEEEERSASLQVDKKKMHQQIQELEEHLEEEEDARQKLQLEKVTCEGKIKKMEDDLLVMEDHNNKLLKERKLLEERVADFSANLAEEEEKSKNLTKLKNKHESMISELEVRLKKEEKTRQELDKLKRKLEAESNDMQEHIADLQAQIAELKAQLAKKEEELQAALARLEDETAQKNNALKKIRELEGIISDLQEDLDSERAARNKAEKSKRDLGEELEALKSELEDTLDTTATQQELRAKREQEVNLLKKAIEEESRNHEAQVQEMRQKHTQAVEELTEQLEQSKRVKTNLEKAKQALEKETSELTVEIRSLSQAKQDVENKRKKVESQFADLQSRFNDSEKQKSELGDRVSKITVELDSVTNLLNEAEGKNIKLNKDVSSLSSQLQDTQELLTEETRQKLQFSTKLRQMEDERNNLQEQLDEETEAKRNVERHVSTLNIQLSDFKKKLDEVSGNVELLEEGKKRLQKDLEASNTQLEEKSAAYEKLEKTKNRLQQELEDILMDLDNQRQLVSNLEKKQKKFDQMLAEEKSVSCKYADERDRAEAEAREKETKTLSLARALEEAQDAREELERANKALRTEMEDLISSKDDVGKNVHELEKSKRGLEQQVEEMKTQLEELEDELQAAEDAKLRLEVNMQALKAQFERDLQGRDEQGEEKRKQLIKQVRELETELEDERKQRSTMAASKKKMEGDIKDLEGQIDTANKNRDEAIKQLRKLQAQMKDFQRELDDTRAAREEVLATAKESEKKAKNLEAELMQLQEDLAAAERGKKQAEAERDELADELASNTSGKSALSDEKRRLEAKIAQLEEELEEEQSNMEMMNDRLRKSAQQVDQLTSELQTERTTSQKNESARQQMERQNKELKAKLQEMENQVKSKFKSSITALEAKVAQLEEQLEQENREKQTTGKAMRQKDKKLKDLIIQVEDERKQAEQYKDQAEKANSRVKQLKRQVEEAEEESQRATAARRKLQRELEEATETSDTLSREVTSLKSKLRRGNETPSFTSGGRRTTGRRGMIDADANEDDADSQGDYNGTKSNE, from the exons ATCGAGAGGACCAGTCTATTCTTTGCAC aggTGAATCTGGTGCAGGTAAAACTGAGAACACTAAGAAGGTGATTCAGTATTTGGCTGTTGTGGCGTCTTCACATAAAGGCAAGAAAGACACAAGCGCT CATGCAGGACAGCAGTTGGCCTAT GGGGAGCTGGAGAAGCAGCTTCTGCAGGCCAATCCTATTCTGGAGGCGTTCGGTAATGCTAAGACCATCAAGAACGACAACTCATCACGATTC GGTAAATTCATCCGGATTAACTTTGACGTAACAGGCTACATCGTCGGGGCGAACATCGAAACCT ACCTGCTGGAAAAGTCACGCTGTATCCGGCAGGCGAAAACGGAACGAGCTTTCCACATCTTCTACTACATGGTGGCAGGAGCCAAGGAGAAACTGCGTG AGGAACTCCTGTTGGAGAGCTTCAATAACTACCGGTTCCTGGTAGCGGGACACGTCCAGATCCCGGGGTCCGAGGACGATGAGATGTATGAGGAAACAATGGAGGCAATGAACATCATGGGCTTAACTGATGAGGAGAGGATag GAATCCTGAAGGTGGTGTCAACAGTGCTGCAGCTTGGCAACATTGAGTTTAAAAAAGAGAGGAACCAGGAGCAGGCCACCATGCCCGACAACACCG CTGCACAGAAGGTCTGTCACCTGTCCGGCATCAATGTGACAGATTTCACTCGTGCCATTCTGACTCCACGCATTAAAGTCGGCCGGGAGGTGGTACAGAAAGCCCAGACCAAGGAGCAG gcCGATTTCGCAGTGGAAGCTTTAGCAAAGGCAACGTATGAGCGTCTCTTCCGGTGGATTCTTGGTCGTGTCAACAAAGCTCTGGATAAAACCAAACGTCAAGGAGCATCTTTCCTCGGCATCCTGGACATCGCCGGCTTTGAGATCTTTGAG GACAACTCGTTTGAGCAGCTGTGTATTAATTACACTAACGAGAAGCTGCAGCAGCTGTTCAACCACACCATGTTCATCCTGGAGCAGGAGGAGTATCAGCGCGAGGGCATCGAGTGGAGCTTCATCGACTTCGGCCTCGACCTGCAGCCCTGCATTGAGCTCATCGAGAGGCCG acaaaCCCCCCAGGTATCTTGGCCCTGCTGGATGAGGAGTGTTGGTTCCCTAAAGCCACAGACGTGTCGTTCGTAGAGAAGCTCACAAATCAACATATTAATCATTTGAAATTCGCCAAACCCAAACAGCTAAAGGACAAAACCGAGTTCTCCGTGCTGCACTACGCTGGCCGG GTGGACTATAACGCTGTAGCATGGCTGACAAAGAACATGGACCCCCTGAACGATAACGTTACAGCACTGCTCAACAACTCCTCCAGTGTGTTTGTGCAGGATCTGTGGAAGGACG CGGACCGCGTGGTAGGACTGGAGACAATCGCGAAGATGTCAGACAGCTCCATGCCGAGTTCCTCTAAGACCAAGAAAGGAATGTTCCGTACCGTCGGCCAGCTCTACAAAGAGTCTCTCGCCAAACTGATGACCACGCTTCACAACACACAGCCCAACTTCGTCCGCTGCATCATCCCCAACCACGAGAAAAGG GCGGGTAAGCTTGATGCTCACCTGGTTTTGGAGCAGCTCAGGTGTAACGGTGTGTTGGAGGGAATCAGGATTTGCAGGCAGGGCTTCCCCAACCGCATCGTCTTCCAGGAGTTCAGACagcg GTACGAGATTTTGGCAGCAAACGCCATTCCAAAGGGCTTCATGGACGGAAAACAGGCCTGCATTCTGATG ATTAAGCACCTGGACCTGGACCCAAACCTGTACCGGATCGGTCAGAGTAAGATCTTTTTCAGGACCGGAGTTCTGGCTCAGCTGGAGGAGGAGCGCGACCTCAAGATCACCGTCATTATTATCGCCTTCCAGGCCCAGGCCCGTGGCTTCCTTGCCAGAAA ggccTTTGCTAAGCGTCAGCAGCAGCTCACAGCGATGCGAGTGATCCAGAGGAACTGTGCTGCTTATCTGAAGCTCAGGAACTGGCAGTGGTGGAGACTCTTCACTAAG GTGAAGCCTCTACTCCAGGTGACACGTCAGGAGGAGGAGCTAAGTCTGAAAGACGAGGAGCTTCAGAAAGCCAAAGATTCAGCACAGAAGTATGAGACAGAGCTGAAAGACATTACACTGAAGCACACACAG CTGGTGGAGGAGAGGAACACTCTGCAGGAGCAGCTCCAAGCTGAGACCGAACTTTATGCCGAGGCGGAGGAGATGCGAGTGCGTTTAGCTGCTAAGAAGCAGGAGCTGGAGGAAATCCTTCATGAAATGGAGGCACggctggaggaggaggaggagcggaGCGCCAGCTTGCAGGTCGACAAGAAGAAAATGCATCAGCAGATCCAG GAACTTGAGGAACAcctagaggaggaggaggatgcaCGGCAGAAGCTGCAGCTGGAGAAGGTCACCTGTGAGGGAAAGATCAAGAAAATGGAAGACGACCTGCTGGTGATGGAGGACCACAACAACAAACTGCTGAAG gagaggAAGCTGTTAGAGGAGCGTGTTGCTGATTTCAGTGCTAATCTGGCTGAAGAAGAGGAGAAATCTAAAAACCTGACCAAGCTCAAGAACAAGCATGAGTCCATGATCTCCGAACTGGAAG TGCGtttgaagaaagaagaaaagacgcGTCAGGAGCTCGACAAGCTGAAGAGGAAGCTGGAGGCCGAGTCAAATGACATGCAGGAGCATATTGCAGACCTGCAGGCACAGATCGCTGAGCTAAAGGCTCAACTTGCtaagaaggaggaggagctaCAGGCTGCACTCGCACG GCTGGAGGACGAGACAGCACAGAAGAACAACGCGTTGAAGAAGATCCGCGAGCTGGAGGGCATCATTTCAGACCTGCAGGAGGACCTGGATTCAGAACGAGCTGCCCGAAACAAAGCAGAGAAAAGCAAGAGAGACCTGGGGGAGGAGCTGGAGGCTCTGAAGTCTGAGTTGGAGGACACACTGGACACCACAGCCACGCAGCAGGAGCTCAG GGCAAAGCGTGAACAGGAAGTGAACCTGCTGAAGAAAGCGATAGAGGAGGAGAGCCGAAACCACGAGGCTCAGGTGCAGGaaatgagacagaaacacacacaggctgtggAAGAGCTCACAGAACAGCTGGAACAATCCAAGAGG GTGAAGACGAACCTGGAGAAGGCAAAGCAGGCTTTGGAGAAGGAGACTTCAGAGCTAACGGTGGAGATTCGCTCACTCTCTCAAGCTAAACAGGATGTGGAGAACAAGAGGAAGAAAGTGGAGAGCCAGTTCGCAGATCTGCAGTCCCGCTTCAATGACAGTGAGAAACAGAAATCCGAGCTTGGAGACCGAGTTTCTAAAATCACT GTGGAGCTGGACAGCGTCACCAACCTACTGAATGAGGCTGAGGGGAAAAACATCAAACTGAATAAGGATGTGTCCAGCCTGAGCTCTCAGCTCCAAGACacacag gagctgTTGACTGAAGAGACACGTCAGAAACTGCAGTTCTCCACTAAACTGCGTCAGATGGAGGATGAGAGGAACAACCTACAGGAGCAGCTGGATGAGGAAACTGAGGCCAAGAGGAACGTCGAGAGACACGTCTCCACCCTCAACATCCAG CTTTCAGACTTTAAGAAGAAGCTGGACGAGGTGTCAGGAAACGTGGAGCTGCTGGAGGAGGGTAAGAAACGTCTGCAGAAAGACCTGGAAGCTTCAAACACCCAGCTAGAGGAGAAGTCTGCTGCTTACGAGAAACTGGAGAAGACCAAGAACAGACTGCAGCAGGAGCTGGAGGACATTCTGATGGACCTGGACAACCAGAGACAGCTCGTCTCCAACCTagaaaagaagcagaagaagttTGACCAG ATGCTTGCGGAGGAGAAGAGTGTGTCATGTAAGTACGCAGACGAGAGGGACCGGGCGGAGGCAGAGGCACGAGAGAAGGAGACAAAGACCTTGTCCCTGGCAAGGGCACTGGAAGAGGCACAGGATGCACGCGAGGAGCTTGAGAGAGCCAACAAAGCCTTACGGACGGAGATGGAGGATCTGATCAGCTCCAAGGACGACGTGGGCAAGAAC GTTCATGAGCTGGAGAAATCAAAGCGTGGTCTGGAGCAGCAGGTGGAGGAGATGAAGACTCAGCTGGAGGAGCTGGAGGACGAACTGCAGGCTGCCGAGGACGCAAAACTACGCCTGGAAGTGAACATGCAGGCCCTTAAAGCACAGTTCGAGCGAGACCTGCAGGGACGAGATGAGCAGGGAGAGGAGAAGCGGAAACAGCTGATAAAACAG GTGCGCGAGCTGGAGACGGAGCTGGAGGACGAGCGAAAGCAGAGGTCCACCATGGCCGCGTCCAAGAAGAAGATGGAGGGAGACATAAAAGACCTGGAAGGACAGATAGACACGGCCAATAAGAATAGAGATGAGGCCATCAAACAACTGCGCAAACTAcag GCTCAGATGAAGGACTTCCAGAGGGAGCTGGACGACACCCGCGCGGCCCGAGAGGAAGTTCTCGCCACCGCTAAAGAGAGCGAAAAGAAGGCCAAGAACCTGGAGGCGGAGCTCATGCAGCTTCAGGAG GACTTGGCTGCTGCAGAACGCGGAAAGAAGCAGGCTGAAGCCGAGCGTGATGAACTTGCTGATGAACTCGCCAGCAACACATCCGGAAA GTCAGCTTTGAGTGATGAGAAACGACGTTTGGAGGCCAAGATCGCTCAGCTGGAGGAGGAACTGGAGGAGGAACAGAGCAACATGGAGATGATGAACGACAGACTGAGAAAGAGTGCCCAGCAG GTGGACCAACTGACGAGCGAGCTGCAGACGGAGAGAACGACTTCACAGAAGAACGAGAGTGCGCGTCagcagatggagagacagaacaAAGAACTGAAGGCCAAACTGCAGGAGATGGAGAACCAGGTGAAGTCCAAGTTCAAGTCCTCCATTACTGCTCTGGAGGCTAAAGTGGCACAGCTTGAGGAACAGCTGGAGCAGGAGAACAG ggagaAACAGACGACAGGTAAAGCGATGCGTCAGAAGGATAAGAAGCTGAAGGACCTGATAATTCAGGTGGAGGATGAGAGGAAGCAGGCCGAGCAGTACAAAGACcag gcagAGAAGGCGAACTCACGGGTGAAGCAGCTGAAGCGGCAGGTGGAGGAGGCGGAGGAAGAGTCACAGCGCGCTACGGCCGCTCGCCGCAAACTGCAGAGAGAACTGGAGGAGGCGACGGAGACAAGCGACACACTGAGCAGAGAGGTTACATCACTGAAGAGCAAACTGag gcgTGGTAATGAGACTCCATCATTCACTAGTGGTGGGCGGCGTACAACTGGTAGGCGGGGCATGATCGACGCTGACGCTAACGAGGACGATGCTGATTCTCAGGGCGACTACAACGGCAccaaatcaaatgaataa